ccacCGACCAATGTTTCATCCGTCTATGTCCAGAACGGGacatatatgttttttacaattatatgtGGTTGGAGATTTgattaatgtttgtttttatggCAGGCCAAGGTGTTTCACTATGGATCAATAAGTTTGATAACGGAGCCATGTAGGTCGGCTCATTTGAAGGCAATGGAAGTGGCGAAAGAAGCGGGAGCTCTTCTTTCCTACGACCCTAACCTAAGGGAACCTCTTTGGTCATCACCTGAAGAAGCTAGGACACAGATCATGAGCATCTGGGACAAGGCTGAGATCATCAAGGTCAGTGACGTGGAGATTGAGTTCCTTACCCAAAACAAAACCATCGATGATGAGTCAGCCATGTCTCTATGGCATCCCAATTTGAAGCTATTGCTTGTTACCCTCGGTGAAAAGGGATGTCGTTACTACACTAAGGTAACTTGTGCCCTACGCATCATCATGACAATGTCTTACTTTTTACCTGATTGCTTGCTAATAAAGACAcatgttttagggttttcatGGATCTGTTGAAGCATTTGATGTGAGCGCGGTGGATACTACCGGAGCTGGAGATTCCTTCATCGGGGCGTTTCTAAGCCAGATTGTTGATGATCAGACTGTACTCGAGGTTGAACATTAACCCTAAACCTCTCAATGATCATGCGTGTAACAAGTGTGATTTACTGAATAACTATCTTTTTACTAATTAGGAGGAAGAGAGGTTGAGAAAAGTGCTGAGGTTCGCAAACGCCTGTGGAGCAATCACGACGACCAAGAAGGGAGCCATTCCAGCACTTCCTTCAGAGTGtgaagctctctctcttcttaAAGACAAATAGAGAGACGTAGTGACAAACTTTTAATTAATACTACAGAAATCTGCGCTTTGTCTTGCTGCtgatgatgattttttttttgaaatattaaagtATCCAAATGTTGTTATCTTTTCTCTTTGTATCTTTCTTGGCATATCTTGCTAGTAATAAAAAATCAgagtttttttcttatatttgatATCATATAAACGAAGATCCTTGGAAGAAAGAGACAATCCGTTTTAAGTAATAATTACTTTCATCTCTTTTGGTTTATGGTCACAATCTCAAAGATGATTTTAGAGTAAAATGCAGAAGAGGGAtgcagatatatatatatatatatatatatatatatatatatatatatatatataagcagaGGAAGACTCCTTTTATTCAAGTTTAGATTCGAGTTTGTAGTAGTACCAAAGATATAGCAAATACCATGTTCAAAGAGGGTATATGAACAAACTCAAACACAAAACATCTAACAGAGATTtcggacaaaaaaaaagtaaagaaaagtGTGTAATAAAGCTCTCAGACATAGCTTACTCAACTTAGACGAAACTAAAAAGATACGGACACTGACGACTTCACACATCATTCTCCTTATGCAGATAGGTTTCTAAGAAATGTCTACTATACATATATAGCTTCAGCCTAGATCAGGGACAATGAAATgctcttcatcatcatcctcatcatctcTGATCTCTATCCTCGGCTTCTTGTATGAAACGTTGGACTTCATTGGTCTGTACGAATGAACATGACCTAAATGCGCAATGGAAAGCTCTGGAACTTCAGCTGCGGGAAGAGTCTCCTGACTAATCTCATCACGAAGAAACCCATGTCTGAAAACCACTCTAACTCCCCAAGATCAAGCTGTCCTTTCTGCTAATATATCCAAAAACAAGAACCAAGtcaatacaaaaaaacaaagcattATTAAGATCATCAATCAACCACTTTAATCTCTACCTTATCTGTGAACTCAGGATCAGAGAAGTGGAAGAAATCGTCAACAGCCCATGGAAGAGGAGCAGCAGCAGGTGCAGGCTGTTGCTGTTGCTGTTGTTGGCTTGGGGTTTTAGCTGCAGGAATCTCCTTAGCTTTCTGTTGGTTGTTTGAAGGCTCAGATTGATGATTCTTCTCCGTTTCTTTACTGCAGCTACTTGAGCTCAGAGCCACTTTGATCCCAGTGGCTAAGAACCTCTGATGATTTGCAGATCTAGAATTAGCCACGTGGATTGATTCATCACAGTCCTTACAAAGCAGAGCTCTATCCTCCACACAGAATATGAAAGCTGCCTTCTCCTACAAGTCACAAAACAAACATAATGAGCATACAAATCTTCTCCAGTTGCTATATAAGATCTAAAACAGATCATAGATCCAGACAAACGAATCTTTTGGTTTTACTTCAACAAAGAGACAGATCTACTATATCTTATAAACTTACTTGGCAGATATCGCAACGAGGGAACTTGGTGGAGAGAGAGTTGAGATGGAGGCGTTGGTGCTTGCTTGCGAGTTTGTTAGCTGCGTGGATCTCCACGTCGCATTTAGGGCACAGAGCTGCCTCGTCGGCGCAACATATCACCGTGGCCGGAGCATTCTCACACACATCACACTGTatcttcatctctttttttctccAAACACAGTTCTTGATTCTAGGTTTCAATAGATCAAGAACACCTGAATAGCTTAGCAAAAAATATAGGGGAAGATAAAATGTTTTTGAGATATTAATCAAGAGATGTAAACAACTAAAGAAGGACAAGTTGTTGGTGAGTGAACAACTGGGTGgtgtggagaagaagagaagaagataagagattttttaaaaaaaatgaaactgcGTATCAAAAGGAAACACTATGCTTATTACAGCAAGGTCACTTGGGTCCCACTCTTCTTCTGTGGCTCTCCTTTCTCCTTTCGGTATCTTTCCActtttacatattattattatatttccaaacttcttttttaatattttattttcctagCAGAGATTTTTAGGAGGGAATATTACAGCAAGGAAGAAAGATTTTGTATGACTTTCATGTAGGAAAGAGGATTTGGTTTCAATCAAATCAGTCAGTAGACGAAAGGCAAGACTCTCTTCCAGAAGTGGAATGTTACACGACTTCTACACGTAATCATGAAAATGACATTTTTGAATGGTATCAGAATGACGACATTATtgtgtaatatgcaatgcaCCAGACGATGAGATATTTTAAGCTAAGGTATatgatatattctttttaatatgttcTCACATGGTTGTTGGATATCAAATccatattagtaaaaaaaataatctatacatTTGCAATGTAATAAGAAATGATAAGGTTTTAGTTGTGTAATGAAATCAAAGAAAGTTAAAGAATTAAATCAAATCAATTACTGGCGTCTTTATCACATTTTCATCCTTCTGGTTACTCCCAGGAGATGATGATGTATCTTGATTAAGCAGATTAGTTAATCCATTCCCAATCGATTTCCACCAGCTAGACCGCTCATTACTGCTGCTCGAAGACAGTTCCATAAACCTAGCCGAGTCAGTCTGCAGCTCGGAGAATCTCACAGCTCCCAACAGCTTTTCAGGAAGCTCTGCATCGGTCTGGCTCTCAATAAGGAACGCGAGATCAACAGTCAGCGTCGTGATGTAACCAAACGCGAGGTGGACAATGGCGCTAGCGACCATCGAAGACCCGATGTCCACATCAACCTCCACGAAGCTCTCTCCAGAGACGTATCTGCAAGAGAGCGCACGTCCGATGACGCATATAGCTTGCTCTCCGACAGCTTTCCTTACGATCCATGGCCCTTTGACGATGTTTGCAATCAGTTTCAGCCTCGATTTTTTAAACGCGTCGTCTCCTTTCAGAAACTGGTCCATGAGGGAGCCTTGGAGGATAGGCTCTGTGGAAACAAAGTAGGCCACGGCGCTGTAATTGTCTTTGTGAGGAAGCTGGAGATTGAACGCCCATACAAAAGGCTTAGTGGTAGCTGCACTATCCTCTGTTTGAAACTGCTCGTCTATGGCTTTCCTGATTCGGCTGTTTGGATAGGTTAGGATGTCAGAGAGCTTGGTGGGGCCTTTGACCCAGTCGAAACCAAGAGGCTTTAGAAGGAAGTTATCAGCGGG
The Raphanus sativus cultivar WK10039 chromosome 1, ASM80110v3, whole genome shotgun sequence DNA segment above includes these coding regions:
- the LOC108857287 gene encoding probable fructokinase-2, producing MTSKALNHLFTLLNHYINYTNLRSLIILSIIFVLRSLEHKLDLVPMSSNVEKKGLIVSFGEMLIDFVPTESGVSLAQSPGFLKAPGGAPANVAIAVTRLGGRAAFVGKLGDDEFGHMLAGILRENGVEDKGINFDKGARTALAFVTLRSDGDREFMFYRNPSADMLLRPDELNLELIRSAKVFHYGSISLITEPCRSAHLKAMEVAKEAGALLSYDPNLREPLWSSPEEARTQIMSIWDKAEIIKVSDVEIEFLTQNKTIDDESAMSLWHPNLKLLLVTLGEKGCRYYTKGFHGSVEAFDVSAVDTTGAGDSFIGAFLSQIVDDQTVLEEEERLRKVLRFANACGAITTTKKGAIPALPSECEALSLLKDK
- the LOC130494443 gene encoding protein ENHANCED DISEASE RESISTANCE 2-like, whose protein sequence is MSAASGDPEWIKRVKSEGAVPCLSPDSKDSRNSWTTPSPNTFKVRGPHYFSDKVKVPADNFLLKPLGFDWVKGPTKLSDILTYPNSRIRKAIDEQFQTEDSAATTKPFVWAFNLQLPHKDNYSAVAYFVSTEPILQGSLMDQFLKGDDAFKKSRLKLIANIVKGPWIVRKAVGEQAICVIGRALSCRYVSGESFVEVDVDIGSSMVASAIVHLAFGYITTLTVDLAFLIESQTDAELPEKLLGAVRFSELQTDSARFMELSSSSSNERSSWWKSIGNGLTNLLNQDTSSSPGSNQKDENVIKTPVIDLI